A window from Neobacillus sp. PS3-40 encodes these proteins:
- a CDS encoding M15 family metallopeptidase — protein sequence MTNIVVFICSFFLTFTLTGCTELNQQLGSLQINQQADTPTNMEPNNQLRPAVKKPIIEIKTSEQHKDKTTSIHTSILAPAKVNNPVQNKKSSNAQKDAIQVVAKPESIPVLVNKKNKLPDAYKPRDLIYTTIPFIFKGKSEKREMRNEAATAISNLFAGAKKQGVNLLGVSAYRSHAIQTTLFNAYVKKDGYAKARTYSALPGTSEHETGLAIDVTGGNGKCSAEDCFGGTKEAKWLQAHVAEYGFIIRYPKGKDLITGYKYEPWHLRYVGKVIAKEIMSSGSTLEEYYNTIPVSK from the coding sequence ATGACCAATATCGTTGTATTCATTTGTAGTTTCTTTCTTACTTTTACTTTAACAGGTTGTACCGAATTAAATCAGCAGTTGGGGAGTCTACAAATAAACCAGCAAGCAGACACTCCAACAAACATGGAGCCAAATAACCAATTAAGACCAGCAGTAAAAAAACCGATTATCGAAATAAAGACAAGTGAACAACATAAGGATAAAACAACATCCATTCATACTTCTATCCTGGCACCGGCGAAGGTTAATAATCCAGTTCAAAACAAAAAGTCATCCAATGCACAGAAGGATGCAATCCAAGTAGTTGCCAAGCCGGAAAGCATTCCAGTTCTTGTCAACAAGAAAAATAAGCTTCCTGATGCTTATAAACCAAGAGATTTAATTTATACAACTATACCGTTTATATTTAAAGGGAAATCAGAAAAGCGGGAGATGAGAAACGAAGCAGCAACCGCTATTTCAAATCTCTTTGCAGGTGCAAAAAAACAGGGTGTAAATTTGTTGGGTGTATCTGCATACAGATCACACGCCATACAAACAACTTTATTTAACGCATACGTAAAAAAAGATGGCTATGCTAAAGCAAGAACTTATAGTGCTTTACCGGGAACGAGCGAACATGAAACAGGGCTGGCAATTGATGTTACTGGTGGTAATGGAAAATGTTCAGCAGAGGACTGTTTTGGTGGAACAAAAGAGGCGAAATGGCTTCAGGCACATGTAGCTGAATACGGATTTATTATTCGATACCCAAAAGGGAAAGACCTAATCACTGGTTATAAATATGAGCCATGGCATCTTAGATATGTTGGAAAGGTAATTGCGAAGGAAATCATGAGTAGTGGTAGTACTTTAGAGGAATATTATAACACTATTCCAGTTAGTAAATAG
- a CDS encoding aspartyl-phosphate phosphatase Spo0E family protein has product MATTNYAPYELQNKIEQLRKEMIMLGLSNGLGCPKTISVSQILDQYIAKYQACKKR; this is encoded by the coding sequence ATGGCAACCACCAATTATGCCCCCTATGAGCTTCAAAATAAAATCGAACAATTAAGAAAAGAAATGATTATGCTTGGTCTTAGTAATGGACTTGGATGCCCAAAAACGATTTCTGTCAGCCAAATACTTGACCAATATATTGCGAAGTACCAGGCTTGTAAAAAAAGGTAG
- a CDS encoding thiol-disulfide oxidoreductase DCC family protein: MKRVDGIVERIILFDGICNLCNFSVQFIIKRDPLGYFKFAALQGEIGQKLLEKHEIHKDFSSFILIENEQAYSKSTAALKVCLKLRYPWKLLSVLRILPLSLRDFLYDIISKNRYKWFGKKESCILPSSNMRKRFLD; this comes from the coding sequence ATGAAAAGAGTTGATGGAATCGTGGAGCGGATAATCTTATTCGATGGTATATGTAATCTTTGTAATTTCAGTGTCCAGTTTATAATAAAAAGAGATCCTCTAGGATATTTTAAGTTTGCAGCCCTCCAAGGTGAGATCGGACAAAAGCTTTTAGAAAAGCATGAAATTCATAAAGATTTTAGCAGCTTTATCTTAATTGAAAATGAACAGGCATATAGCAAATCCACTGCTGCTTTAAAGGTATGTTTAAAATTAAGATATCCTTGGAAATTGTTATCAGTCCTGCGTATTCTTCCTCTATCTTTAAGAGACTTTCTTTACGACATTATCTCAAAAAATCGGTATAAATGGTTTGGGAAGAAAGAAAGCTGTATCCTGCCTTCTTCAAATATGCGGAAAAGGTTTTTGGATTAA
- a CDS encoding GNAT family N-acetyltransferase translates to MEYTTVNHWDEELWKRASFIYDQAFKEKGAKPEKVIRNMFNKDICFLHLGIENSQVIAMAITGKLKGTQALLIDYLAVHVESQNKGIGLNFMEYIKEWSRENEKFDSMIIEVESENDPENHNRILFWKNCGFTLTNYIHHYIWVPEPYQAMFVKLLPNALLPSSGEELFNYISNFHKASYQGA, encoded by the coding sequence GTGGAATATACAACGGTTAACCATTGGGATGAAGAGTTGTGGAAAAGAGCGAGTTTTATTTATGACCAAGCCTTTAAAGAAAAAGGGGCCAAGCCCGAAAAGGTAATCAGAAATATGTTCAACAAGGATATATGTTTCCTCCATCTTGGAATTGAAAATTCACAGGTTATCGCAATGGCAATAACAGGGAAGCTGAAAGGAACACAAGCATTGCTAATCGATTATTTGGCGGTACATGTAGAAAGCCAAAATAAAGGGATAGGCCTGAATTTTATGGAATATATAAAAGAATGGTCCCGAGAAAACGAGAAGTTCGACAGTATGATTATTGAAGTTGAATCTGAGAATGATCCTGAAAATCATAATCGAATTCTTTTTTGGAAAAATTGTGGGTTTACCTTAACAAATTATATTCATCATTACATTTGGGTCCCAGAGCCTTATCAGGCAATGTTTGTAAAACTTTTGCCTAATGCACTATTACCATCGAGTGGGGAAGAACTGTTTAACTATATTAGCAATTTTCACAAGGCTTCCTATCAAGGAGCTTAA
- a CDS encoding class I SAM-dependent methyltransferase: MSKTFAKWYDTLMGPLEKGKFKSIRFDIVKKARGTVLELGSGTGINFPLYESAESVIAIEPSQHMITQSEGRVKKAKVPIKVVRANAEQLPFDNDTFDTVVGTLVFCSIPKPEKAIMEMKRVCKPGGRILLFEHVKMENTQLAHLQDWLTPFWKKVCDGCCLNRDTLQLVKENGFKIVQVKKLYKGLFIVIEAKK, translated from the coding sequence ATGAGCAAGACATTTGCAAAATGGTACGATACGTTAATGGGGCCCCTAGAAAAAGGCAAGTTTAAATCAATACGCTTTGATATAGTAAAAAAGGCAAGAGGGACGGTTCTAGAATTAGGTTCTGGGACAGGAATTAATTTTCCCTTATATGAAAGTGCAGAAAGTGTCATTGCAATTGAGCCTAGTCAACATATGATTACCCAATCAGAAGGAAGAGTTAAAAAAGCAAAGGTTCCAATAAAAGTCGTACGTGCGAATGCTGAACAGCTGCCTTTTGATAACGATACCTTTGATACGGTGGTTGGAACATTAGTATTTTGTTCTATACCAAAACCCGAAAAAGCGATAATGGAAATGAAAAGGGTTTGTAAACCCGGAGGGAGAATCCTTTTATTCGAGCATGTAAAGATGGAGAATACCCAATTAGCTCATTTACAGGATTGGTTAACACCTTTTTGGAAGAAAGTTTGTGATGGCTGCTGTTTAAACAGGGATACTTTGCAGCTAGTAAAGGAAAACGGGTTTAAAATAGTTCAGGTGAAAAAATTATATAAGGGACTTTTTATTGTGATTGAGGCAAAAAAATAA
- the mtnK gene encoding S-methyl-5-thioribose kinase: MSKFNQYFLMEANDVIEYVQEKVSTFKNSNKLSCKEIGDGNLNYVFRVVDQESGSSIIVKQAGDTARISDEFKLSTNRIRIESNMLQLEGSLAPDLVPIVYYYDDTMNCCVMEDLSDHTILRTALLNYEIFPNLAEDLATFMANTLLLTSDVVMNHQDKKNMVKNYINADLCEITEDLVYSEPFTNYKNRNDLLPENQEWIEQNIYGDKKLRFEAAKLKFDFLTNAQALLHGDLHTGSIFVREHSTKVIDPEFAFYGPMGYDVGNVMANLIFAWAHAEFTLPSSHKKDSYLQWLEGTLTDIIDLFSNKFLTMWKQNVSDIMAKEDDFDRWYLDSVLVDTSGVAGLELIRRIVGLAKVKDITSITDNQLRAQVERVCLLTAKKLIIERTTFKVGTDYVNTLKNEALLGKKVMKND; encoded by the coding sequence ATGTCAAAATTCAACCAGTATTTTTTAATGGAAGCAAATGATGTAATTGAATATGTTCAAGAGAAGGTATCCACTTTTAAAAATTCAAACAAGCTTTCCTGCAAGGAAATTGGGGATGGAAACCTAAATTATGTTTTTCGTGTAGTGGACCAAGAATCTGGCTCCTCCATCATTGTAAAACAAGCAGGCGATACTGCAAGGATTTCAGATGAATTTAAACTGTCTACCAACCGGATCCGGATTGAATCAAATATGCTTCAGTTAGAAGGTAGCCTTGCCCCAGATCTAGTTCCGATCGTTTATTATTACGATGATACGATGAACTGCTGTGTTATGGAAGATTTATCAGACCATACTATTTTGCGAACCGCTCTATTGAATTATGAAATATTCCCGAATCTTGCTGAAGATTTAGCAACTTTTATGGCAAATACGCTCCTTTTAACTTCTGATGTTGTAATGAATCATCAGGACAAGAAAAATATGGTTAAAAACTATATAAATGCAGATCTTTGTGAAATTACCGAGGATCTTGTTTATTCTGAGCCATTTACTAATTACAAAAATAGAAATGACCTATTACCGGAAAATCAAGAATGGATTGAGCAGAACATTTATGGTGACAAAAAACTACGCTTTGAGGCAGCCAAATTAAAGTTTGATTTTTTAACAAATGCACAGGCCCTTTTACATGGAGATTTGCATACCGGATCAATCTTTGTCCGCGAACATTCTACAAAGGTCATTGACCCTGAGTTTGCTTTTTACGGTCCGATGGGTTATGACGTTGGAAATGTGATGGCTAATTTAATTTTTGCCTGGGCACATGCAGAATTTACGTTACCATCAAGTCATAAAAAGGATTCTTATCTGCAATGGCTTGAAGGAACTTTAACAGATATAATAGATTTGTTTTCAAACAAATTTCTAACTATGTGGAAACAAAATGTAAGCGATATCATGGCGAAAGAAGACGATTTTGACCGTTGGTATCTAGATTCTGTCCTGGTGGATACTTCAGGAGTTGCAGGGCTTGAGCTAATCCGCCGAATTGTTGGTCTCGCAAAGGTCAAGGATATAACTTCAATCACAGACAATCAGCTCCGTGCCCAAGTTGAAAGAGTATGCTTACTAACCGCTAAAAAGTTAATCATCGAACGAACAACCTTTAAAGTTGGTACTGATTACGTAAATACTTTAAAAAATGAAGCATTATTAGGAAAAAAGGTGATGAAAAATGACTGA
- the mtnA gene encoding S-methyl-5-thioribose-1-phosphate isomerase has product MTEPLITIKWDNDSLILIDQTLLPNKIVYEDFQTAEGVWDAIRVMKVRGAPAIGVAAAYGVYLGIKNASAESIDQFLEYLGKVTSYLATSRPTAVNLFWALERMENTAKANKHLPVNQLKERLLEEAILIHREDEEINRRIGENALTLLKDGMGLLTHCNAGALATTKYGTATAPMYLAKEKGWDLKIYSDETRPRLQGSTLTALELQKAGIDVTVITDNMAAVVMSQGKIDAVIVGTDRVAANGDVANKIGTLGVSILAKYYSIPFYVAAPTPTIDLRTETGKDIPIEERDASEVINRFGQLSAPVGIKVYNPAFDVTPNENVTAIITEMGIVRKPYKENLERLFNK; this is encoded by the coding sequence ATGACTGAACCATTAATAACCATTAAATGGGATAACGATTCATTAATCTTGATAGACCAAACGCTTTTGCCGAATAAAATCGTTTATGAAGATTTTCAAACTGCTGAAGGAGTTTGGGATGCGATTCGGGTAATGAAGGTCCGGGGTGCACCTGCAATTGGAGTTGCGGCAGCATATGGTGTTTATCTAGGAATTAAAAACGCATCTGCAGAGTCTATTGATCAGTTTTTGGAATATCTCGGTAAAGTTACGAGCTATTTGGCCACTTCACGTCCAACCGCTGTAAACTTATTTTGGGCACTTGAAAGAATGGAAAATACAGCAAAAGCAAATAAGCATTTACCTGTTAACCAACTAAAAGAGAGACTTCTAGAAGAAGCAATCCTCATTCACCGAGAAGATGAAGAAATTAACCGAAGAATTGGGGAAAATGCCCTTACATTATTAAAAGACGGAATGGGTTTATTAACTCATTGCAATGCTGGGGCGCTAGCAACTACAAAGTACGGGACTGCAACAGCTCCGATGTATCTTGCAAAAGAAAAAGGGTGGGATCTAAAGATATATTCTGATGAAACCCGTCCACGGTTACAAGGCTCAACTTTAACAGCACTGGAATTGCAAAAGGCGGGCATTGATGTTACGGTCATCACTGATAATATGGCAGCAGTCGTTATGTCGCAGGGAAAAATTGATGCTGTTATTGTTGGAACTGACAGGGTTGCCGCAAATGGCGACGTTGCCAACAAAATTGGAACGTTAGGTGTGTCTATTCTGGCAAAATACTATAGTATTCCTTTCTATGTTGCGGCCCCAACTCCTACAATCGATTTAAGGACCGAAACAGGCAAGGACATCCCGATAGAGGAACGCGATGCATCTGAAGTTATAAATCGTTTCGGCCAATTATCTGCACCAGTTGGCATAAAGGTTTATAATCCAGCATTCGATGTTACACCAAACGAAAACGTTACAGCCATTATCACTGAAATGGGGATTGTCAGGAAGCCTTATAAGGAGAATTTAGAACGATTATTTAATAAATAG
- a CDS encoding L-fuculose-phosphate aldolase → MLLQEEREKVVAYGKKLITSGLTKGTGGNISIFNRDKGLVAISPSGLDYFETTPEDVVILNLNGDVVDGKRKASSEMAMHLIFFQNRKDLNALVHTHSPYAKTIASLRWELPAVSYLVAYAGPNVRCAPYETFGTQELAEAAFKGMEERRAVLLANHGLIAGANNIETAFTIAEEIEFCAQIYYQTKCIGEPVILPEEEMALLAQKFESYGQK, encoded by the coding sequence ATGCTTTTACAAGAAGAAAGAGAAAAAGTCGTAGCGTATGGAAAAAAATTAATTACAAGTGGGTTAACTAAAGGCACTGGCGGTAATATTAGTATCTTCAACCGCGACAAAGGTCTTGTTGCTATTAGTCCTAGTGGGCTGGATTATTTTGAAACCACCCCTGAGGATGTAGTCATTTTGAATTTGAATGGTGATGTTGTCGACGGAAAACGGAAAGCTTCAAGTGAAATGGCAATGCATTTGATCTTTTTTCAAAATCGAAAAGATCTTAATGCACTTGTCCATACACATTCCCCCTATGCTAAAACAATTGCTTCATTAAGATGGGAGCTTCCCGCTGTTTCCTATTTAGTTGCGTATGCTGGACCAAATGTCAGGTGTGCACCATATGAAACATTTGGAACACAGGAATTAGCAGAAGCTGCTTTTAAGGGAATGGAAGAACGCCGAGCTGTTTTACTGGCAAACCACGGCCTTATTGCTGGGGCCAACAACATTGAAACAGCATTTACGATTGCGGAAGAAATTGAATTTTGTGCTCAGATCTACTATCAAACAAAGTGCATTGGGGAACCCGTCATTTTACCTGAAGAGGAAATGGCACTACTTGCTCAGAAATTTGAAAGTTATGGACAAAAGTAA
- a CDS encoding membrane-spanning protein, producing MKRKLITIISIVYILFMTALFIYYLIKGDSSRWQVALGGVGVSALPLILLFCKNNPFNISIILGYYILIFCTTFLGSIASFYLHFKWWDSTLHFYKGILVGFIGIVLYKVFIPCPDRSSLSRWILFLFTLSLSVTASVLWEIYEFAGDHLFTHTMQLGGNTDTMLDLLFGFFGGLLVAIYSGIKWQKI from the coding sequence ATGAAACGGAAACTAATCACAATTATAAGTATTGTTTATATACTATTTATGACTGCTTTATTCATCTATTATCTTATTAAAGGTGATTCTTCCCGTTGGCAGGTTGCACTTGGTGGTGTTGGCGTTAGTGCCTTGCCACTTATACTGTTGTTTTGTAAAAATAACCCATTTAATATTTCGATTATTCTTGGTTACTATATTCTTATATTTTGTACTACATTTTTAGGATCTATCGCAAGCTTCTATTTGCATTTCAAATGGTGGGATTCCACCCTTCATTTCTATAAGGGTATTTTAGTTGGTTTTATTGGGATCGTACTTTATAAAGTTTTTATTCCTTGCCCTGATCGATCAAGTCTTTCCCGATGGATTCTTTTTCTCTTTACTCTTTCGCTTTCTGTAACGGCTAGTGTCCTTTGGGAAATTTATGAGTTTGCTGGTGATCACCTTTTTACCCATACCATGCAGCTGGGTGGAAATACTGATACTATGCTGGACCTGCTTTTTGGGTTTTTTGGCGGTCTTTTAGTTGCCATATATTCCGGTATTAAATGGCAAAAAATTTAA
- a CDS encoding DUF3231 family protein — MLEKGLFIRSPFIPYPSQVEFIQKQGFLGGFTGDQRPLTSTEISFLFLNLYRNTIGSALLTGFSQVAQSKEVRHFLVRGAEISKHHSVVFSKFLSESDLATPMSWDIMPLDAKEAPFSDKLMMFHTTALNTSGVGFYGASLGGASRKDLASAYGRLLIEVGEYLLDGAKIMIENEWLEKPPSAPDRKALARG; from the coding sequence ATGTTAGAAAAAGGGCTTTTTATTCGTTCGCCCTTTATCCCATATCCAAGTCAAGTAGAATTTATCCAAAAGCAGGGTTTTTTAGGTGGATTTACAGGAGATCAAAGGCCACTCACTAGCACTGAGATTTCGTTCTTGTTTTTAAATTTATACCGGAATACAATTGGGAGTGCTTTATTAACAGGATTTAGCCAGGTGGCGCAGTCAAAGGAAGTACGTCATTTTCTTGTTCGTGGGGCGGAAATCTCCAAGCATCATAGTGTTGTTTTCAGTAAATTTTTAAGTGAAAGTGATTTAGCAACCCCAATGAGTTGGGATATCATGCCATTAGATGCAAAGGAAGCTCCATTTTCTGATAAATTAATGATGTTTCATACAACAGCATTGAATACTTCTGGAGTGGGATTTTATGGTGCAAGTCTTGGCGGTGCTTCAAGAAAGGACCTAGCTAGTGCGTATGGTCGGTTACTAATAGAGGTCGGAGAATATTTACTTGATGGGGCAAAAATAATGATTGAAAACGAATGGTTAGAAAAACCTCCCTCAGCACCTGATCGAAAAGCCTTGGCTCGTGGTTAA
- a CDS encoding replicative helicase loader/inhibitor: protein MNKQDVFKVLVLIESVYPKFRLKNETVQIWFAFCGNLDFTLVMKKVCNHIRTNPYPPLITNIITSFDSEEELVAWERRKLSWKDEYKLAK from the coding sequence ATGAATAAGCAAGATGTTTTTAAAGTATTGGTACTGATTGAATCAGTCTATCCGAAATTTAGATTAAAAAATGAAACAGTACAAATCTGGTTTGCATTTTGTGGCAATTTGGACTTTACGCTTGTCATGAAAAAAGTATGTAATCATATTAGGACTAATCCTTATCCACCGCTAATTACGAATATCATTACTTCTTTCGATTCCGAGGAGGAATTGGTGGCTTGGGAGCGTAGGAAACTTTCATGGAAGGACGAATATAAACTTGCCAAATAA
- a CDS encoding TrkA C-terminal domain-containing protein: MQRTQIPTYERIAIDLANRIYDGKYKVGEKIHGRSTLASDYKVSPETVRRAIKILEDVEIVHSTKGSGIVISSRENAYKYIHRFSNLESVKDLEKQMYSLIGERDKLDDQLFETVKKIMDYSVKLRHTNPLAPIEVEIFLGCTHIGKSISEVKFWQNTGGTVIGVKRNGEIIISPGPYTLILEGDVLLIIGDEETYDRVIHFLED, encoded by the coding sequence ATGCAAAGGACACAAATACCTACTTACGAGCGAATTGCCATTGATTTAGCTAATCGAATATATGACGGCAAATATAAGGTAGGGGAAAAAATACACGGAAGATCTACTTTAGCAAGTGATTACAAAGTATCTCCGGAGACTGTACGAAGAGCGATAAAAATTTTAGAAGATGTGGAGATCGTTCATTCAACAAAGGGCAGTGGGATTGTCATTTCGTCACGAGAGAATGCTTATAAATATATTCATAGATTTTCGAATTTGGAGAGCGTTAAAGATTTAGAAAAACAAATGTACTCACTGATTGGCGAGAGAGATAAGTTAGACGATCAGCTCTTTGAAACGGTTAAAAAAATCATGGATTATTCAGTAAAACTGCGTCATACAAATCCATTGGCACCAATTGAAGTAGAGATATTTTTAGGCTGTACGCATATTGGAAAGTCTATTTCTGAAGTGAAATTTTGGCAAAATACCGGAGGAACTGTCATCGGTGTGAAAAGAAATGGCGAGATCATCATCTCTCCAGGACCATATACCCTTATTCTTGAAGGGGATGTACTCCTAATTATTGGTGATGAAGAAACATATGATAGAGTTATCCACTTTTTAGAGGATTGA
- a CDS encoding GNAT family N-acetyltransferase → MTIRWAEITVEHSIFLEKVFELYDKTFPFEVREPHDVFLKSLHYAKTQFPNHFRFLVGTEGDELASFATAHYLADINTGYIVYIATKPSLRGKGLGSKTLAKIEQLLSKDAIKAGNASLRAIVLETEKQELAATERERKECKKRTLFFERNGFHQSREVSYLQPPLHEGENPVPLNLFINKKIVLDEIKLIIQSIYKEKYNLVNGIGKNVLANCLTAMGIHLK, encoded by the coding sequence ATGACGATTCGTTGGGCTGAAATTACAGTTGAACATTCCATTTTCTTAGAAAAAGTCTTTGAATTATACGATAAGACTTTTCCGTTTGAAGTTAGAGAGCCTCACGATGTATTTTTAAAAAGTTTACACTATGCAAAAACTCAGTTTCCGAATCATTTTCGGTTTTTGGTTGGAACCGAGGGGGACGAACTGGCTTCTTTTGCAACAGCTCACTATCTAGCTGACATAAATACTGGTTATATTGTGTACATTGCCACGAAACCCTCCTTACGCGGAAAAGGATTAGGTTCAAAAACATTGGCAAAAATCGAACAACTTTTATCCAAGGACGCCATTAAAGCAGGTAATGCGTCATTACGAGCAATTGTCCTTGAAACAGAAAAGCAGGAGTTGGCTGCTACTGAAAGGGAAAGGAAAGAATGCAAGAAAAGAACACTTTTTTTTGAAAGAAATGGGTTTCACCAATCCAGAGAAGTTTCTTACCTTCAACCACCATTACATGAAGGTGAAAATCCTGTTCCATTGAATCTTTTCATAAATAAAAAGATAGTACTGGACGAAATAAAGTTAATAATTCAATCCATTTACAAGGAAAAATATAACTTAGTTAATGGGATCGGAAAAAACGTTCTTGCGAATTGTCTGACAGCGATGGGGATCCATTTAAAATAA
- a CDS encoding glycine betaine ABC transporter substrate-binding protein, which translates to MNAFWNYLTTNYHQIFNLLGQHIYLSVVSVLVAIVIGVPLGILISNEPKLSKPIIGATNVIQAVPSLALLGFLIPFVGIGSTPAIIMVVLYSLLPIVKNTYTGLTNIDSDILEAAKGIGLTKSQTMRKVQLPLAFPMIMAGIRISSVTAVGLMTIAAFIGAGGLGYLVFSGVQTVDNHMILAGAIPACILALLIDFVVGKLESTLSYTSKQKTSQSISKVSNKKSRKKWLISISSLLLITAGALTFFSTANAKDKIVIGSKNFSEQLILGNMLADLIENKTDIQVERKLNLGGTQVAFSALQKGDVDLYVEYTGTGLVNILKEAPENNPDKVYTVVQKEFRDKYGIEWLKPIGFNNTYALAVRQDTAKQYQLKTISDLAKVSDGLIMGPTIEFPNRPDGLIGLSKAYRLSFKDVKAIDGGLRYTALANHKSDVIDAFSTDGLIQEFHLKVLKDDKKFFPPYYAAPIIKKETLKEHPELKKVLNSLSGKLTDEKMRELNYKVDSLKQSPAKVAKEFLEKEGLVSK; encoded by the coding sequence ATGAATGCTTTTTGGAATTATCTTACTACAAACTATCATCAAATTTTTAATTTACTAGGTCAACATATTTATTTAAGTGTTGTATCAGTTCTAGTCGCCATTGTTATCGGTGTTCCACTTGGAATTCTCATTTCGAATGAACCGAAGCTCTCTAAACCAATTATCGGTGCAACAAATGTCATTCAGGCCGTACCGAGCTTGGCCCTCCTTGGTTTCCTTATTCCTTTCGTTGGAATCGGTAGTACCCCGGCAATTATCATGGTCGTTCTTTATTCCCTTCTTCCGATTGTCAAAAACACATATACAGGATTAACGAATATTGATTCAGACATTCTAGAAGCCGCAAAAGGTATCGGCCTAACCAAGAGCCAAACAATGAGAAAGGTTCAGTTGCCACTAGCTTTCCCGATGATTATGGCGGGTATCAGAATTTCATCGGTGACAGCAGTAGGATTAATGACAATTGCTGCATTCATTGGTGCCGGTGGACTCGGTTATCTTGTTTTTTCAGGTGTACAAACTGTCGACAACCATATGATTTTAGCTGGAGCTATCCCAGCTTGTATCCTAGCCCTTCTCATTGATTTTGTAGTTGGAAAATTAGAATCAACGTTATCATATACGAGCAAACAAAAAACATCCCAATCCATTTCCAAAGTAAGCAACAAGAAATCTAGAAAAAAATGGTTGATTAGTATTAGCAGCCTACTGCTTATTACTGCTGGTGCTTTAACGTTTTTTTCAACAGCGAATGCCAAAGATAAAATTGTGATTGGATCCAAAAATTTCAGTGAACAATTAATATTAGGAAATATGCTTGCTGATTTAATAGAAAATAAGACTGATATTCAAGTAGAACGAAAACTAAATCTTGGTGGCACTCAGGTTGCCTTTAGTGCTCTTCAAAAGGGTGACGTTGATTTATACGTAGAATATACGGGGACAGGTCTAGTCAATATTTTAAAAGAAGCTCCAGAAAATAATCCAGATAAAGTTTATACTGTTGTACAAAAGGAATTTCGCGATAAGTATGGTATTGAATGGCTAAAACCAATCGGATTCAATAACACATACGCTCTTGCTGTAAGACAGGATACTGCTAAACAGTATCAATTGAAGACAATATCTGATCTTGCAAAAGTTAGCGATGGGCTCATAATGGGACCAACGATTGAATTTCCTAATCGTCCTGACGGCTTAATCGGACTTTCTAAAGCGTATAGGTTGAGTTTTAAAGATGTTAAAGCGATTGATGGTGGCTTGCGTTATACTGCACTTGCCAATCATAAAAGTGATGTCATTGATGCCTTTTCCACAGACGGATTAATACAGGAGTTTCATTTAAAAGTATTAAAGGATGATAAAAAATTCTTCCCACCGTATTATGCAGCTCCAATCATCAAAAAAGAAACGTTGAAAGAGCATCCAGAATTGAAGAAAGTCCTCAATTCCCTTTCAGGTAAGCTGACAGATGAGAAAATGCGCGAACTTAACTATAAGGTCGACAGTCTTAAGCAATCACCTGCTAAGGTTGCAAAAGAATTTTTAGAAAAAGAAGGATTAGTGAGTAAATAA